A stretch of the Sorangium aterium genome encodes the following:
- a CDS encoding putative Ig domain-containing protein, whose product MQRPRAFLLLAGATLATTSALSGAAHAQSSIDISMTEAPATPRLQGPFVYGAAPSSPFLFAIPATGRAPLEFSVSGLPAGLTLTSSTGIISGKTPAAGSYPVQVTVTNAAGTASATYTLQSGSTLALTPPMGWNSYDSFGASVTEQDMLEQAQAVRTYLQPYGWNTVVIDYRWYEPGQPIDANGRYVPATGKYPSATGSNGFKSLADGIHAMGLGFGIHIMRGVPRKSYNANLPIAGSSYTTRDAGNPDDPCPWDEHMWGVRGDTPAGQAWYDALFQQYASWGVDFVKIDDMLNNSTRRYHQAEADAIHRAVEKTGRSIMLSFSPGPNDPSWLIASSGHLNSNANMWRVVNDFWDYNALTDLPGVLRAASTWQGVSDLTPGHWPDLDMLPLGYLGPRNEWHASGQTRFTKNEQVTIMSLWTMLPSPLMFGGNPARLGSDAWTLALLTNEEVLAVNQDALGARGRRTTVDGGEIWVRDLSGDRKAVAFFNHGDQDMTMSVSLSQLGVTGTPVIRDLWRRADVSGMSDALSADVPAGAALMYTLSPPGGTGEVSSAAATSGSSGGASTSEGGAGGGGGDTGGGGGAVTAGVSAGGAGSGGEAGAAGSTGEPSGCGCTVPGHRRAPAALLLLLATTALGALRRRAARRNDANVVCR is encoded by the coding sequence ATGCAACGACCTCGCGCCTTCCTTCTTCTGGCTGGAGCCACGCTCGCGACGACCAGCGCCCTGAGCGGCGCCGCACATGCGCAGTCGAGCATCGACATCTCGATGACGGAGGCGCCCGCCACGCCGCGCCTGCAAGGCCCGTTCGTGTACGGCGCCGCGCCCTCGTCGCCGTTCTTGTTCGCCATCCCCGCCACCGGCCGGGCGCCGCTCGAGTTTTCTGTCTCGGGGCTGCCCGCGGGGCTCACGCTCACGTCGTCCACGGGGATCATCTCGGGGAAGACGCCGGCCGCCGGCTCCTATCCGGTCCAGGTCACCGTCACCAACGCCGCCGGCACGGCGAGCGCCACGTACACGCTGCAGTCCGGCAGCACGCTCGCCCTCACGCCTCCAATGGGCTGGAACAGCTACGACTCGTTCGGCGCGAGCGTCACCGAGCAGGACATGCTCGAGCAGGCGCAAGCGGTGAGGACGTACCTCCAGCCGTACGGCTGGAACACCGTGGTCATCGACTATCGATGGTACGAGCCCGGGCAGCCGATCGACGCGAACGGCCGCTATGTGCCGGCCACGGGCAAGTACCCATCGGCGACGGGCAGCAACGGTTTCAAGAGCCTCGCGGACGGCATCCACGCGATGGGCCTGGGCTTCGGCATCCACATCATGCGCGGCGTGCCGCGCAAATCGTACAACGCGAATCTCCCCATCGCGGGGTCGAGCTACACCACGCGCGACGCGGGCAACCCCGACGATCCCTGTCCCTGGGATGAGCACATGTGGGGCGTTCGCGGCGACACGCCGGCGGGACAGGCCTGGTACGACGCGCTCTTCCAGCAGTACGCGTCCTGGGGCGTCGATTTCGTGAAGATCGACGACATGCTCAACAACTCGACGCGCAGGTATCACCAGGCCGAGGCCGATGCGATCCACAGGGCCGTGGAGAAGACCGGGCGCTCGATCATGCTGAGCTTCTCGCCGGGTCCCAACGATCCCTCGTGGCTGATCGCCTCGTCCGGCCACCTGAACAGCAACGCCAACATGTGGCGCGTCGTGAACGACTTCTGGGATTACAACGCGCTCACCGATCTTCCCGGCGTGCTCCGCGCCGCGAGCACCTGGCAGGGCGTGAGCGACCTCACCCCGGGCCACTGGCCCGACCTCGACATGCTGCCGCTCGGCTACCTCGGCCCGCGCAACGAATGGCACGCGTCGGGTCAGACGAGGTTCACCAAAAACGAGCAGGTCACGATCATGTCGCTCTGGACCATGCTGCCGTCGCCGCTGATGTTCGGCGGCAACCCCGCGCGGCTCGGCTCGGACGCGTGGACGCTCGCGCTGCTCACCAACGAGGAGGTGCTCGCCGTGAACCAGGACGCGCTCGGCGCGCGCGGCCGCCGCACGACGGTGGACGGCGGCGAGATCTGGGTCCGTGACCTGAGCGGCGACCGCAAGGCCGTGGCGTTCTTCAATCATGGAGACCAGGACATGACGATGTCCGTGTCGCTCTCGCAGCTGGGCGTCACGGGAACGCCGGTGATCCGGGATCTGTGGCGTCGCGCCGACGTGAGCGGCATGAGCGACGCCCTGTCCGCCGACGTTCCCGCCGGCGCGGCGCTCATGTACACGCTGTCGCCGCCGGGCGGGACGGGCGAGGTCTCGAGCGCGGCCGCCACGAGCGGCTCGAGCGGAGGCGCAAGCACGAGTGAAGGCGGCGCCGGAGGAGGTGGAGGCGACACCGGAGGAGGTGGAGGCGCCGTGACGGCGGGCGTGAGCGCCGGCGGAGCCGGCAGCGGGGGAGAGGCCGGCGCTGCGGGCAGCACCGGCGAGCCGAGCGGCTGCGGGTGCACGGTGCCCGGCCACCGTCGCGCGCCCGCGGCGCTCCTCCTGCTCCTCGCGACGACGGCGCTCGGCGCGCTTCGTCGGAGAGCAGCCAGACGCAACGACGCGAACGTCGTCTGCCGCTGA
- a CDS encoding DUF1287 domain-containing protein, whose amino-acid sequence MSSRFLACVAAVTVLACGSQGPAPRESRHASAPVPARAEAPASLPAPAPEPAPAPPAEPAIAPASADPIVARARLEVARGVTYDPAWVAIGYPNGDPAPDRGVCTDVVVRAVRAAGIDLQEKIHEDILARRAVYTTIERPDRNIDHRRVGPMLTYLRAHATSLPRTFDEAAVSAWEPGDIVVWALKPCPSCTPDHVGIVSDRKGPRGIPLVLHNIGPAPSEEDVLDAWTVLGHFRIRGAATRREVEQAHAGAGP is encoded by the coding sequence ATGAGCTCACGATTCCTGGCGTGCGTCGCCGCGGTCACCGTCCTGGCCTGTGGCTCGCAAGGTCCCGCTCCGCGCGAGAGCCGTCACGCGTCGGCCCCTGTGCCTGCACGCGCAGAGGCGCCCGCGTCGCTCCCCGCGCCCGCGCCTGAGCCTGCTCCAGCGCCTCCTGCCGAGCCCGCCATCGCGCCCGCGTCCGCCGATCCGATCGTCGCCCGCGCGCGCCTCGAGGTCGCCCGCGGCGTCACCTACGATCCCGCGTGGGTCGCGATCGGCTACCCCAACGGCGATCCGGCCCCGGACCGCGGCGTCTGCACCGATGTCGTCGTCCGCGCCGTCCGCGCCGCGGGCATCGATCTCCAGGAGAAGATCCACGAAGACATCCTCGCGCGCCGGGCGGTCTACACGACAATCGAGCGTCCCGATCGCAACATCGATCATCGCCGCGTCGGGCCGATGCTCACGTACCTGCGCGCCCACGCGACGTCGCTCCCCAGGACGTTCGACGAGGCCGCGGTGAGCGCCTGGGAGCCTGGCGATATCGTGGTCTGGGCCCTCAAGCCGTGCCCTTCGTGCACGCCGGACCACGTGGGCATCGTCAGCGATCGCAAGGGGCCGCGCGGCATCCCGCTCGTCCTCCACAACATCGGGCCGGCGCCGAGCGAGGAGGATGTGCTCGACGCCTGGACCGTGCTTGGCCACTTCAGGATCCGCGGGGCAGCCACGCGGCGAGAGGTCGAGCAGGCTCACGCTGGCGCCGGTCCGTGA
- a CDS encoding iron-containing redox enzyme family protein yields the protein MTRRLQERLLAIMDRKNHWAWAHLTGPGLTRDQLAVHFRHEYRVYVRDFPVLLARVLGQSPPAAVRSALAENLFEEQTGKLSLGVSHPALFLEMIDGLGIPRAAIEDESIPLEPEAHAYRALLDHVSAAPPWVVGAAVLTIFVEGSVHERAELLGQREAPPIEEALRAHPMVRHYGCPPERMRLARAHRAVEGGHRRDAWEMVLEHAPDEGPMADAVASAVAAAHAAWLAYRDGVARAMGLRQA from the coding sequence ATGACGCGTCGTCTTCAGGAGCGCCTGCTCGCGATCATGGACCGCAAGAACCACTGGGCCTGGGCGCACCTCACCGGCCCCGGCCTCACGCGAGACCAGCTCGCGGTCCACTTCAGGCACGAATACCGGGTCTACGTGCGCGACTTCCCCGTGCTGCTCGCGCGCGTGCTCGGCCAGTCGCCGCCGGCCGCGGTGCGCAGCGCCCTCGCCGAGAACCTCTTCGAAGAGCAGACGGGCAAGCTCTCGCTGGGCGTGTCGCACCCGGCGCTCTTCCTGGAGATGATCGACGGCCTGGGCATCCCGCGCGCGGCCATCGAGGACGAGTCGATCCCGCTCGAGCCCGAGGCCCACGCCTACAGGGCGCTGCTCGACCACGTGAGCGCGGCGCCGCCGTGGGTCGTGGGCGCGGCGGTGCTGACGATCTTCGTGGAGGGCAGCGTGCACGAGCGCGCAGAGCTCCTCGGGCAGCGCGAGGCGCCGCCGATCGAGGAGGCGCTGCGCGCGCACCCGATGGTGCGGCACTACGGGTGTCCGCCCGAGCGCATGCGCCTGGCGAGGGCGCACCGGGCGGTCGAAGGGGGGCACCGGCGGGACGCGTGGGAGATGGTGCTGGAGCACGCGCCGGACGAGGGCCCGATGGCGGACGCTGTCGCGTCGGCGGTGGCCGCAGCGCACGCGGCCTGGCTCGCATACCGGGATGGAGTCGCGCGCGCGATGGGGCTCCGGCAGGCCTGA